The Pirellulimonas nuda genome includes a region encoding these proteins:
- a CDS encoding serine/threonine-protein kinase — translation MPAELPPDVEQLLYAVLAVQLGLVAPETLRQLTSQDETDSDQTLGQRLVQSGSLRADEHDLLTEIASVAHLRAGASLDRVLASCPTLGSLKIALNESQGGSDRESAPTVLFEQSDHDTSVVSGERGGGLVRQTAAGERFVKLKPHAAGGLGEVSVARDEQVRREVALKELQEKYADDPEKRRRFLVEGEITGALEHPGVVPVYALGVDPLGRPFYAMRFIRGESLRGAAKTLARGWPRSSRFDRGNLDFRRLLTRFVEVCNAVQYAHSRGVLHRDLKPDNVMLGKHGETYVVDWGMARIMSEPEETLAPVSEQKVRATYSGDSATQMGSVMGTLEFMSPEQAAGDIAALGPPADVFSLGATLYYLLTEKAPIRGETINEKLRRAQAAEFTPARELAREIPPPLAAVCDRAMARRPADRYPSARALADDVEAWLADAPLIAHADSPTERASRFLRRHWKWVTPVVVGTLAAALIAGLASIAIDAARREAVRLAESESAARRLAEQRLGVARDSVDAWLTGASETMRYFPSAVQARRTMLQQAAEAYRGFAAESGDDAGIALERGRSLIRLGSIYRTLRENAAAADSFTEAVEALAAVDRSSEVGHAAQIETARAEGLLASVQAEAGDWVAASSTFQGAIARITAQTRDSTDGDRQALLAECEILASFGAAAALTGDMKEATKRLNAARDAALSLSAEGAGDLRPRELLAAAELNLGQIELLEGDAPVAERRFREALAFFQAARIIDPRQLRYGQSAADASLYLAAARRRLGDLAGEADASQQAIDAYLALLAQQPGSPVLEERLMLARIDLGQLRLDLADPDGAEAALAMASETSELLLGSGARGPQVLEARAAVLDAMAELRLLKGEHQAALESAEAATAVLSALIDSLPDTPQYRLRLAVSLGNAARALEIQADLEGARKRLTTALDLLAPLCVGPDRSADAISVSAAMNGRLATLLAGEEPASSAERLEDAQQQWSEAVIGAVEARIFQQATLFMLTRPDATLSHYTTALRWAESAVASAPHHPRGQILLAWAKQATGGPLDQASIIGGSPLETASKGYLNSLRLAVSHPSDALRAQSEARVAAEAIPGDWLLSPLAKMVDARLAATADPPPTNSQESPHE, via the coding sequence GTGCCAGCCGAACTCCCGCCCGACGTCGAGCAACTGTTGTACGCCGTTTTGGCCGTGCAGCTTGGGCTAGTAGCGCCCGAGACCTTGCGTCAGCTGACTTCGCAGGACGAAACGGATAGCGACCAGACGCTCGGACAGCGGCTTGTGCAATCCGGCTCGCTACGGGCGGACGAGCACGACTTATTGACAGAGATCGCGTCGGTGGCCCACCTGAGGGCCGGAGCGTCGCTTGATCGCGTGCTGGCGTCCTGCCCTACCCTCGGTTCCCTCAAGATTGCGTTGAACGAATCGCAGGGGGGATCCGACCGAGAAAGCGCGCCGACAGTTCTGTTCGAGCAGTCGGACCACGACACATCCGTCGTCTCAGGGGAACGGGGCGGCGGGCTGGTTCGTCAAACGGCCGCGGGCGAGCGTTTCGTCAAGCTCAAGCCGCACGCCGCCGGTGGGCTGGGCGAGGTTTCGGTGGCGCGCGATGAACAGGTGCGTCGCGAGGTCGCTCTTAAGGAGCTTCAAGAGAAGTACGCCGACGACCCGGAGAAGCGACGGAGGTTTCTCGTCGAAGGGGAGATCACCGGCGCCCTGGAGCACCCCGGCGTCGTGCCGGTGTACGCACTTGGGGTCGATCCGCTGGGGAGGCCCTTCTACGCGATGCGCTTTATCCGCGGTGAGAGCCTCCGCGGCGCCGCCAAGACGTTAGCGCGCGGCTGGCCGCGGAGCAGCAGGTTCGACCGCGGCAACCTCGACTTCCGGCGATTGCTCACGCGGTTCGTCGAGGTCTGCAACGCGGTGCAGTACGCCCACAGCCGTGGGGTATTGCACCGCGACCTGAAGCCGGACAACGTCATGCTGGGCAAGCACGGCGAGACGTACGTGGTTGATTGGGGCATGGCCAGGATCATGTCCGAGCCAGAGGAGACCCTAGCGCCGGTGAGCGAGCAGAAGGTGCGGGCCACGTACTCCGGCGATTCGGCGACCCAGATGGGCAGCGTGATGGGGACCCTCGAGTTCATGAGCCCGGAGCAGGCCGCCGGAGATATCGCGGCGCTCGGGCCGCCGGCCGACGTGTTCTCGCTCGGGGCGACGCTCTACTACTTGTTGACGGAGAAGGCGCCGATCCGCGGAGAGACGATCAACGAGAAGCTCCGCCGTGCGCAGGCGGCCGAGTTCACGCCGGCACGCGAACTCGCGCGCGAGATCCCCCCTCCCCTGGCAGCCGTGTGCGACCGAGCGATGGCGAGGCGTCCCGCGGACCGGTACCCGAGCGCACGGGCCCTGGCGGACGATGTGGAGGCATGGCTAGCGGACGCCCCGCTTATCGCCCACGCCGACTCTCCGACCGAACGGGCCAGCCGGTTCTTGCGGCGTCACTGGAAATGGGTCACGCCCGTCGTGGTCGGAACGCTCGCCGCGGCGTTGATCGCGGGGCTGGCGTCGATCGCGATCGACGCGGCGCGCCGCGAGGCCGTTCGGTTGGCTGAGTCCGAGTCCGCGGCAAGGCGGCTCGCCGAACAGCGGCTTGGTGTGGCCCGGGACTCGGTCGATGCGTGGCTGACCGGGGCTAGCGAGACGATGCGCTATTTCCCCAGCGCCGTGCAGGCCCGGCGAACGATGCTCCAGCAGGCCGCCGAAGCGTACCGCGGCTTCGCCGCAGAGTCGGGCGATGACGCGGGGATCGCACTCGAGCGTGGCCGCAGCCTGATCCGGCTCGGATCGATCTATCGGACGCTGCGTGAGAATGCCGCGGCAGCAGATTCGTTTACAGAAGCGGTCGAGGCTCTTGCGGCAGTCGATCGTAGCTCAGAGGTCGGCCATGCAGCGCAGATCGAAACGGCGCGGGCCGAGGGGCTGCTGGCCAGCGTCCAAGCAGAGGCGGGCGACTGGGTTGCTGCGTCGAGCACCTTCCAAGGGGCGATCGCACGGATCACCGCCCAAACCCGCGATTCGACCGATGGCGATCGACAGGCGCTGTTAGCGGAGTGTGAAATCCTCGCTTCGTTCGGCGCCGCCGCGGCCCTCACAGGCGATATGAAAGAGGCGACGAAACGCTTGAATGCCGCGCGCGATGCGGCGCTCTCCCTATCCGCCGAGGGCGCCGGAGATCTCAGGCCGCGTGAGCTGCTGGCGGCCGCGGAGCTGAACCTTGGACAGATCGAGCTGCTGGAGGGGGACGCCCCGGTCGCCGAACGCCGGTTCCGGGAAGCGCTCGCGTTCTTTCAAGCCGCCCGCATCATCGATCCGCGGCAGCTACGCTACGGGCAGTCGGCGGCCGACGCATCGCTCTACCTTGCCGCGGCGCGAAGGCGTCTGGGGGATCTGGCCGGAGAGGCGGACGCGTCTCAGCAAGCAATCGACGCTTACCTGGCGCTGCTGGCTCAGCAGCCGGGCTCGCCCGTGCTAGAAGAGCGGCTGATGCTCGCCCGTATCGACCTCGGCCAGTTGCGGTTGGACCTGGCCGACCCGGACGGCGCCGAGGCTGCCCTCGCCATGGCTAGCGAAACATCCGAGTTGCTGCTCGGCAGTGGAGCGCGGGGCCCGCAGGTGCTCGAGGCGCGTGCCGCCGTGCTAGACGCCATGGCAGAACTACGACTACTCAAAGGGGAGCATCAAGCCGCCCTGGAATCAGCAGAGGCGGCCACAGCGGTCTTGAGCGCCTTGATCGATTCCTTACCGGACACTCCCCAGTACCGATTGCGGTTAGCGGTGTCGCTCGGTAACGCGGCCCGCGCCCTGGAAATCCAGGCAGACCTTGAGGGTGCACGCAAGCGGCTAACGACGGCGCTAGATTTGCTGGCGCCCCTCTGCGTGGGGCCCGACAGGTCGGCGGATGCGATCTCGGTGTCCGCGGCGATGAACGGTCGTCTAGCCACGCTGCTGGCGGGAGAAGAGCCTGCCTCGTCGGCCGAACGGTTAGAAGACGCCCAGCAACAGTGGAGTGAGGCAGTGATCGGCGCGGTTGAGGCGCGGATTTTCCAGCAAGCAACCCTGTTCATGCTCACCCGCCCAGACGCCACCCTGTCACACTACACAACGGCGCTCCGCTGGGCCGAATCGGCCGTTGCCAGCGCGCCGCACCACCCTCGAGGCCAGATCCTGCTGGCCTGGGCGAAGCAGGCCACCGGGGGCCCGCTCGATCAAGCGTCGATCATCGGCGGCAGCCCACTGGAGACCGCCAGCAAAGGCTACTTGAATTCCTTGCGGCTGGCGGTGTCTCACCCATCCGATGCACTTCGGGCCCAGAGTGAAGCCCGTGTCGCTGCTGAGGCCATCCCCGGTGACTGGCTGCTGTCGCCGCTAGCGAAGATGGTCGATGCCCGCCTAGCAGCAACCGCCGACCCACCCCCAACAAACAGTCAAGAATCGCCCCACGAGTGA
- a CDS encoding sigma-70 family RNA polymerase sigma factor — MDPDAQLEQAIAAAKGGDEHAIDQLLRRFHPELVRLADRKVGGALRRREAPSDVVQKTELEAYRSIGEFRGGTEPELRAWLTRILERNVLNAARANRAAKRDHRREQHCEPTPGETQLAWLTPGRGRHATASRTVLRAEAAVRLQAAVGRLPEAQRTAVTLRHLQGASLDEIVVAMDRTPAAVAGLLRRGLRSLREVLVDV, encoded by the coding sequence ATGGATCCCGACGCCCAGCTCGAGCAAGCGATCGCCGCCGCTAAGGGGGGAGACGAGCACGCGATCGACCAGCTGCTGCGTCGGTTTCACCCCGAGCTGGTTCGGCTCGCGGACCGCAAGGTGGGCGGCGCGTTGCGTCGCCGCGAGGCCCCCTCGGACGTCGTCCAGAAGACCGAGCTGGAGGCGTACCGCTCGATCGGTGAGTTCCGGGGGGGGACCGAGCCGGAGCTGCGGGCGTGGCTCACCCGGATCTTGGAGCGGAACGTCTTGAACGCGGCCCGCGCTAACCGGGCGGCGAAGCGGGACCACCGGCGTGAGCAGCACTGCGAGCCGACCCCCGGGGAGACCCAGCTCGCGTGGCTGACCCCCGGACGCGGACGCCACGCCACCGCCAGCCGCACCGTGCTGCGGGCCGAGGCAGCGGTGCGGCTGCAGGCGGCGGTCGGCCGGCTCCCTGAGGCGCAGCGAACCGCGGTCACCCTCCGGCACCTGCAGGGGGCGAGCCTGGACGAGATCGTGGTCGCCATGGACCGCACCCCGGCCGCCGTAGCGGGCCTGCTCAGACGCGGGCTCCGATCGCTCCGGGAAGTGCTGGTCGACGTGTAA
- a CDS encoding TonB-dependent receptor domain-containing protein: MLPIFVLASVNAASGHDGYASYGDVVWASDRAEQAQFQAPLLPQADLGIVPQAPQASSAQLRLASVEGLTPLGVNFATAGDAKFRGATDAGDLLGLAPGVVNLGVQHRNPIVTDPRVRGSRVGALAASGSYWVPARIDLDTAVSKIDSRWIDDVLVVAGPYSALHGPGFEFVDIELAKAPRYSGGYESHGVTGLDYKANGQQWHGRQAFEGGSDVWGFRVGYNHRTGSDYTTGNGEQVAASYNARSWNVALGANLTESTTVDLHLLRLDQTDVELPGQAFDISYLVTDGYEVGLVLEDRPRADRLLVEAWYNRTRFDGNAQNPSKRAQFPYLDFIEFVGFTNVDSMSTGYRAAGVWDGEEGETLTLGADLRYIRQELNEITSGQQGFFAWDDANSPIPRSDSANPGLFAEYAAHSESGTRVKLGGRLDLVAMDVLADAASLANVGIVQTSAAAILGTSDFDQDELLGLCYLAVDQELGDGFWVGSSVGYAERAPNLTERYAIEPFMFLLQNGLNTVTGNPLLDKERRLQVDLRASKQAEFVRGDVTLFHAWAWDYITFQALSTVTGPPQGDIQQVNLNYVNTKLATLWGAEARGECDLTGTCTGFSTLRYVEGTDQNRDGSYATRQATATTPSENFAGLSRGFFSGLTGDDNEPLPGILPFESRIGLRLHEADPAPWWLVEVSARLVDAQHRVARSLLESTTPAFVTFDLRSSWRPRERVVLVAGVENFTDRNYREALDFRSTGGGPSVFRPGVTAYVGGELAY; encoded by the coding sequence GTGCTGCCGATCTTTGTGCTGGCGTCGGTGAATGCGGCATCTGGGCACGACGGCTACGCGTCCTATGGCGACGTTGTGTGGGCGAGCGATCGCGCCGAGCAGGCGCAGTTCCAGGCGCCGCTTCTGCCGCAGGCCGACCTGGGCATCGTCCCGCAGGCGCCGCAAGCATCGTCTGCTCAGCTCCGCTTAGCGTCGGTCGAGGGGCTGACCCCGCTCGGGGTCAATTTTGCGACCGCCGGCGACGCCAAGTTCCGCGGCGCTACCGACGCCGGCGACCTCCTCGGGCTCGCCCCAGGCGTCGTGAACCTGGGCGTTCAGCACCGCAACCCCATTGTGACCGATCCCCGCGTGCGTGGCAGCCGCGTGGGCGCTTTGGCCGCCTCGGGTTCCTACTGGGTGCCGGCCCGGATCGATCTCGACACGGCCGTCAGCAAGATCGACTCCCGCTGGATCGACGATGTGCTGGTGGTCGCGGGCCCCTACTCCGCGCTCCACGGGCCGGGGTTTGAGTTTGTGGACATCGAGCTGGCCAAGGCGCCGCGCTACAGCGGCGGCTACGAGTCGCACGGCGTCACGGGACTCGACTACAAGGCCAACGGCCAGCAGTGGCACGGACGGCAGGCGTTTGAGGGGGGGTCCGACGTGTGGGGATTCCGGGTTGGCTACAACCACCGCACCGGCAGCGACTACACCACCGGCAATGGCGAGCAGGTCGCGGCCAGCTACAACGCGCGAAGCTGGAACGTGGCCCTCGGCGCGAATCTGACGGAGAGCACGACGGTGGACCTCCACCTGCTGAGGCTCGATCAGACGGACGTCGAGCTCCCCGGCCAGGCCTTCGACATCAGCTATTTGGTGACCGATGGGTACGAAGTGGGGCTGGTGCTGGAAGATCGGCCGCGGGCCGATCGGCTGCTGGTCGAAGCGTGGTACAACCGCACGCGTTTCGACGGCAACGCACAGAACCCGAGCAAACGCGCCCAGTTCCCCTACCTCGATTTCATCGAGTTCGTGGGCTTCACGAACGTCGACTCGATGTCGACCGGCTACCGGGCCGCCGGTGTTTGGGACGGTGAAGAGGGCGAGACGCTGACGCTCGGCGCCGATCTACGCTACATCCGGCAGGAGCTCAACGAGATCACCAGCGGTCAGCAGGGGTTCTTCGCGTGGGACGACGCCAATTCCCCGATCCCCCGCAGCGATTCGGCTAACCCCGGTTTGTTCGCCGAATACGCGGCGCATAGCGAATCAGGGACCCGCGTGAAGCTCGGAGGGCGGCTCGACTTGGTCGCGATGGATGTGCTGGCCGACGCGGCGTCGCTGGCCAACGTCGGCATCGTGCAGACCTCGGCCGCTGCGATCCTCGGCACGTCTGATTTTGACCAAGACGAGCTGCTCGGCCTGTGCTACCTGGCCGTCGATCAAGAACTGGGGGATGGCTTCTGGGTCGGCTCAAGCGTCGGCTACGCCGAGCGGGCGCCCAACCTCACCGAGCGGTACGCGATCGAGCCCTTCATGTTCTTGCTGCAGAACGGCCTCAACACGGTCACGGGCAATCCGTTGCTCGATAAGGAGCGGCGTCTCCAGGTGGATCTCCGCGCCTCCAAGCAGGCCGAGTTCGTTCGCGGCGACGTGACGCTGTTCCACGCCTGGGCGTGGGACTACATCACCTTCCAGGCGTTATCTACGGTGACCGGCCCGCCGCAGGGCGATATCCAGCAGGTCAACCTCAACTACGTCAATACCAAGCTGGCGACGCTGTGGGGCGCCGAGGCGCGGGGCGAGTGTGACCTCACCGGCACCTGCACGGGGTTCTCGACCCTGCGGTATGTCGAGGGGACCGACCAAAACCGCGACGGCTCGTACGCCACCCGCCAAGCCACCGCGACCACCCCATCGGAGAACTTTGCGGGGCTTTCGCGTGGTTTCTTTAGCGGGCTGACGGGTGACGACAACGAGCCGCTCCCCGGCATCCTGCCCTTTGAAAGCCGGATCGGGCTGCGGCTGCACGAGGCCGATCCCGCCCCCTGGTGGCTGGTGGAGGTCTCTGCGCGGTTGGTGGATGCTCAACACCGTGTGGCGCGGAGCCTGCTTGAATCGACGACGCCCGCGTTCGTGACGTTCGACCTGCGTAGTTCTTGGCGGCCGCGAGAGCGCGTCGTGCTGGTCGCCGGCGTCGAGAACTTCACCGACCGCAACTACCGCGAGGCGCTCGACTTTCGATCGACCGGCGGCGGGCCTAGCGTATTCCGCCCGGGGGTGACGGCGTACGTCGGGGGCGAGCTTGCCTACTGA